A single region of the Saprospiraceae bacterium genome encodes:
- a CDS encoding S9 family peptidase, with protein MLRLLPLLLLITLLGCKTDSPTKTTISAAPQAKKVIHTFTEHDNTREDPYHWLSDKNNPEVIQLLEKENEHTTTTLAHTKDLQDQLYEELIARIEQKYESLPSKNNGYWYYVRYEEGNEYPLYCRKKDNLDAPEEILLNVNEMAKGYEIYRLFQYFVSPDNEKIAFLVDTSGDRRNTLYFKDLKTGALLADQVSNCAYGGAWANDNQHFFYTLNDKTVRSDRVFRHKLGDDITGDLQIYAEPDSTFSAGVTRSEDGRYIFMGSGSTTSAEFWYVPADQPTSQPKVIQPRQKGLEYQVESYTGQDFYIYHNHNARNFKISKAPIARPGLENWEDVVPHKKGVLINGFTVKEKYVVVQERSNALDMIHVINRETGEESYVNFGEDVYSANMYNPTDEFRSDSIRYNYTSLTTPNSVIGYNLTTKAKKVLKQEIVGGNYNAALYETKRLWATATDGTKVPISIVYSKEKFKQDGTHPCLLYSYGSYGSSSMPSFRSSVISLLDRGFVYAIAHIRGGQEMGREWYEDGKLLHKKNTFTDFIDCADFLVNEKYTNKEGLFAMGGSAGGMLMGAVVNMRPDLFKGIIAYVPWMDVITDMTNPNLPLTTLEYEEWGDPFVKEYYDYMLSWSPYDNIKPADYPAILATGGLNDTQVPYFSPAKWVQKIRENNTGNEPVLFKVNMGAGHGGASGRFERQKETALVYAFMVDQVSEKVKN; from the coding sequence ATGCTAAGATTACTTCCTTTATTGCTGTTGATCACTCTATTGGGCTGCAAAACGGACAGCCCCACCAAAACCACGATCAGTGCTGCGCCACAGGCCAAGAAAGTCATTCACACCTTCACGGAACACGACAATACCCGAGAAGACCCCTATCACTGGTTGAGTGATAAAAATAACCCGGAAGTAATTCAACTGCTTGAAAAAGAGAATGAACACACCACAACTACGCTCGCCCATACCAAAGATTTACAGGATCAACTTTATGAAGAGTTAATAGCCCGAATAGAACAGAAGTACGAATCGCTACCTTCAAAAAACAATGGTTATTGGTATTATGTACGCTATGAAGAAGGAAATGAATACCCACTTTATTGTCGGAAAAAGGACAACCTTGATGCACCCGAGGAAATTCTCCTCAATGTCAATGAAATGGCAAAAGGATATGAAATTTACCGTCTATTCCAATATTTTGTTAGCCCCGACAATGAAAAAATCGCCTTCCTGGTAGATACTTCAGGAGACCGACGGAATACCCTTTATTTCAAAGACCTAAAAACAGGAGCCTTGCTAGCCGACCAGGTTTCCAATTGCGCTTATGGTGGCGCCTGGGCCAATGATAACCAACATTTTTTCTATACACTAAACGATAAAACCGTAAGAAGCGACCGCGTTTTTCGGCATAAATTGGGCGACGACATCACCGGCGATTTACAGATATATGCAGAGCCAGATAGCACCTTTTCGGCAGGCGTTACCCGCTCTGAAGATGGCCGCTATATCTTTATGGGCTCAGGAAGCACTACTTCAGCGGAGTTCTGGTATGTGCCCGCAGATCAACCAACTAGCCAGCCGAAGGTCATTCAGCCCAGACAAAAAGGATTGGAGTATCAAGTAGAAAGTTATACTGGCCAAGACTTTTACATCTACCATAATCACAATGCACGCAATTTCAAGATTTCAAAAGCGCCGATAGCTCGCCCAGGGCTTGAAAACTGGGAAGATGTGGTTCCTCATAAAAAAGGTGTTTTGATCAATGGTTTTACCGTTAAAGAAAAATATGTGGTCGTTCAGGAACGGTCTAATGCCTTAGACATGATTCATGTGATCAATCGGGAAACGGGAGAGGAAAGCTATGTGAATTTTGGCGAGGATGTTTATTCCGCTAACATGTACAATCCTACCGACGAATTCCGCTCCGATAGTATTCGCTATAACTACACCTCTCTAACTACGCCCAATTCCGTTATCGGCTACAACCTGACCACTAAAGCCAAGAAAGTACTCAAGCAAGAAATCGTCGGCGGCAACTACAATGCCGCTTTGTACGAAACCAAACGCTTATGGGCAACCGCTACAGACGGAACCAAGGTGCCCATCTCCATCGTCTATAGCAAAGAAAAATTCAAGCAGGATGGAACGCATCCTTGCCTTTTGTACTCGTATGGTTCCTATGGTTCCAGCAGTATGCCTTCCTTCCGGTCTAGCGTGATCAGCCTCCTCGATCGTGGCTTTGTATACGCGATTGCCCATATCAGAGGTGGCCAGGAAATGGGTCGAGAATGGTACGAGGACGGCAAATTATTACATAAGAAAAACACCTTTACCGATTTCATCGACTGCGCCGATTTTTTGGTAAACGAAAAATATACTAATAAAGAAGGGCTCTTTGCCATGGGAGGTAGCGCAGGTGGTATGCTCATGGGCGCAGTGGTCAATATGCGCCCCGATCTGTTCAAAGGCATTATTGCCTATGTCCCCTGGATGGACGTCATCACCGACATGACCAATCCCAACCTTCCCCTAACGACCTTGGAATATGAAGAATGGGGTGATCCCTTTGTAAAAGAATACTACGATTATATGCTGAGCTGGTCACCATATGACAATATCAAGCCCGCAGATTATCCGGCCATTTTGGCAACAGGTGGATTGAATGACACCCAGGTTCCTTATTTCAGTCCAGCCAAATGGGTGCAAAAAATACGAGAAAATAATACCGGCAATGAGCCTGTTCTATTTAAGGTGAACATGGGTGCTGGCCACGGCGGCGCTTCCGGGCGCTTTGAACGACAAAAAGAGACGGCCCTCGTTTACGCTTTTATGGTAGACCAAGTGTCGGAAAAGGTTAAAAATTAA
- a CDS encoding M1 family metallopeptidase — translation MKQFCSMLPFFLLSSYLLSQPAYFQQEVDYEILVTLNDTTHSLSGQTLIHYKNHSPDTLFQLYFHLWPNAYRDQSTALAKQFLQQGKLDFYFSKDSQLGYISNLDFAINGEKASWALDPKNPDIAIIALANPLLPGQKIEISTPFYLKIPASFSRLGHIGQSYQITQWYPKPAVYDREGWHPMPYLDNGEFYSEFGTFEVSIQLPDNYVVGATGVLQEESEKAFLMQRHEATKAYLDSLDYPSFDIVEEAFPPSSTALKTLHFKAEKVHDFAWFADKRFKVLADQVQLPNGQVVETQVLFTQSEEGYWKKAMDYLKRSLLFYSEKVGNYPYPQCTVVQSALSAGGGMEYPMITVIDEVGSDYFLDEVITHEVGHNWFYGILANNERQYAWMDEGINTYYEQRYLKAFQLPEEDSAAAYRETATPFESYRLAYQYQARTRKEQAPSTPAAEFSANNYWLGAYEKPALAFYMLENYLGTANFDRAMQAYYQNWQFKHPSPADLQAHLETVAGEPLDWLFNGLLGSNDHLDYAIQGVKKEGNQLAIVVKKKGAISSPIAIGGIKDNQLQNITWHQPTGAQTTILLADEGYDQIVIDPLNWTPDLIPQNNEWRRQSLFPTIAPLRFPLLGLFENPKHTNINWMPTYLSNAYDKSMFGLAIYNTVFPFRSLEYALAPMYALGSNSLNGAGIVQYHHYPKTRGIEKLTIGIQGKSFHYFTQTELDYDLKYSRLVPFIRLHLRSTPTSTFSQSIELRSVGLWTDKAIFSNLGTYSGNRQEKTFIHRLLYEGKNQRALNPFEYRFALESQAYEASLKNQKYLRASLEGQHQLTYAPDRHLFIRFFTGVHLNNSRRKAGAISPGAFNLVSQGFNDYRFEDAYFGRNETTGFNAQQITMREGGFKTPIPQGFQLGRSNDYVLALNFKVDLPLLAASPLHIRPYADLGYFHNATPIGQNATFADQFLWNGGLAIELLDGVIGFYFPFVSSKNLQHLLFERGGYFSRVSFAFDISRGDPRERWGAF, via the coding sequence ATGAAACAATTTTGCAGCATGCTTCCTTTTTTTCTTTTGAGCTCCTACTTGCTTAGCCAACCTGCCTATTTCCAACAAGAGGTTGATTACGAAATTCTGGTAACCCTTAATGATACAACCCATTCCTTAAGTGGCCAAACGCTAATTCATTATAAAAACCACTCTCCGGATACGCTCTTTCAACTTTATTTTCACCTTTGGCCTAATGCCTACCGGGATCAATCCACGGCCCTGGCAAAACAATTCCTTCAGCAAGGAAAACTCGATTTCTATTTCTCCAAAGATAGCCAATTGGGTTACATTTCAAACCTGGATTTTGCAATTAATGGAGAGAAAGCCAGTTGGGCCCTTGATCCGAAAAACCCAGATATAGCCATCATCGCCTTGGCAAATCCACTCTTACCTGGTCAAAAAATCGAGATCAGCACCCCCTTTTACCTAAAAATCCCAGCTTCCTTTTCACGGCTGGGCCACATTGGGCAGTCTTATCAAATCACGCAATGGTATCCCAAGCCCGCCGTGTATGATCGGGAGGGCTGGCATCCGATGCCATATCTTGATAATGGAGAATTTTATTCCGAGTTTGGCACCTTTGAGGTATCCATTCAGCTTCCAGATAATTACGTGGTTGGTGCAACTGGTGTCTTACAAGAGGAAAGCGAAAAAGCATTTTTAATGCAACGTCACGAAGCGACCAAAGCCTATCTTGATAGCCTGGATTATCCTTCCTTCGATATCGTAGAAGAAGCCTTTCCGCCCTCTTCTACAGCATTAAAAACGCTCCATTTCAAAGCTGAAAAAGTACATGATTTTGCCTGGTTTGCCGACAAACGCTTTAAGGTGCTGGCCGACCAGGTGCAGCTTCCCAATGGCCAAGTGGTTGAAACGCAGGTTTTATTCACCCAAAGTGAAGAGGGGTATTGGAAAAAGGCGATGGACTACCTTAAACGATCCTTGCTTTTTTATTCAGAAAAAGTAGGGAACTACCCCTATCCACAATGCACGGTGGTCCAAAGCGCCCTGAGTGCAGGTGGAGGTATGGAATATCCCATGATAACCGTAATTGATGAGGTGGGAAGTGATTATTTTTTGGACGAAGTCATTACACACGAGGTTGGGCACAATTGGTTTTATGGCATTTTAGCAAATAATGAACGGCAGTATGCCTGGATGGACGAAGGGATTAATACCTATTATGAACAGCGTTATTTGAAGGCTTTCCAACTGCCTGAGGAAGATTCAGCAGCGGCCTATCGGGAAACGGCGACTCCCTTTGAAAGCTATCGATTGGCTTACCAGTACCAGGCGCGTACTCGAAAAGAACAAGCGCCAAGCACACCAGCAGCGGAATTTTCAGCCAACAATTATTGGTTGGGCGCATACGAAAAACCAGCGTTGGCCTTTTATATGCTGGAAAACTACCTCGGCACCGCTAATTTTGACCGGGCAATGCAGGCTTATTATCAAAACTGGCAATTCAAACACCCTTCTCCTGCTGACCTTCAGGCACATTTAGAAACCGTCGCGGGAGAACCGCTAGATTGGCTCTTTAATGGCCTACTCGGAAGTAATGACCATTTAGATTATGCCATTCAAGGAGTTAAAAAAGAGGGAAATCAACTGGCTATCGTTGTTAAAAAAAAGGGCGCGATTTCAAGTCCTATTGCCATTGGAGGCATTAAAGATAATCAACTACAAAACATCACCTGGCATCAACCAACGGGAGCGCAGACTACTATTCTACTGGCAGATGAGGGCTATGACCAAATAGTCATTGATCCTTTAAATTGGACCCCTGATTTAATCCCACAAAATAACGAGTGGCGCCGCCAAAGCCTTTTTCCCACCATAGCTCCCTTACGTTTCCCATTGTTGGGGCTTTTTGAAAACCCCAAACACACCAATATCAATTGGATGCCCACCTATCTTTCGAATGCCTATGACAAATCCATGTTTGGGCTGGCTATTTACAATACGGTTTTCCCCTTTCGATCCTTAGAATATGCCTTGGCGCCCATGTATGCCTTAGGAAGCAACAGCTTAAATGGCGCTGGTATCGTCCAATATCACCACTATCCCAAAACGCGGGGAATCGAGAAATTAACCATCGGAATTCAAGGAAAAAGCTTTCATTATTTTACACAAACGGAACTGGACTATGATTTAAAATATAGCCGCCTGGTTCCTTTTATTCGATTGCATTTGAGGTCGACTCCAACCTCCACTTTTTCGCAAAGCATCGAGCTTAGAAGTGTTGGATTGTGGACAGACAAAGCCATATTCAGCAACCTTGGAACCTATAGTGGCAATCGGCAAGAAAAAACCTTTATTCATCGCCTATTATATGAAGGAAAAAACCAGCGCGCCTTAAATCCCTTTGAATATCGTTTCGCCCTAGAAAGTCAGGCTTATGAAGCTAGTCTAAAAAACCAAAAATACCTGCGCGCCAGCCTGGAAGGGCAACATCAACTCACCTATGCGCCTGACCGCCATTTATTCATTCGCTTCTTTACAGGTGTACACCTGAACAACAGCCGACGGAAAGCTGGCGCCATTTCGCCAGGTGCCTTCAACCTGGTCAGTCAGGGCTTTAATGATTATCGTTTTGAAGATGCCTACTTTGGTAGGAACGAAACGACAGGCTTTAATGCTCAGCAGATAACAATGAGAGAGGGCGGCTTTAAAACACCGATTCCCCAAGGTTTTCAACTGGGAAGGAGCAATGATTATGTACTGGCCCTAAATTTCAAGGTGGATCTTCCTTTACTAGCGGCTAGTCCACTCCATATTCGGCCTTATGCTGACCTGGGCTATTTTCACAATGCTACCCCGATTGGCCAAAATGCCACTTTCGCCGACCAATTCCTTTGGAATGGAGGGCTGGCCATAGAATTGCTAGATGGGGTCATAGGTTTTTACTTCCCTTTTGTTAGTTCTAAAAACCTACAGCATCTTTTGTTTGAACGTGGGGGCTATTTTAGCAGGGTAAGCTTTGCTTTTGATATCAGCCGGGGAGACCCCAGAGAACGATGGGGTGCATTTTAA